The nucleotide sequence TCGGGATACACAGGGATGAAGAGGATTTTGATTGCCTTAAAGGAATAGCAATACTACTATAAAAACCCAGAGACCTGTGTCATTACTTAATGTAGCGTGACATAATAATTTCAAGAAGATCTGAAAATAACTATTCGTCATCAATAAAAGTGATGGTAGATGCCTTTTAGTAAGATCTGTTCATGACAGTCACGGTGTTTGCGTTGTAAATACAGATTACTATGAATCTCGTGCATGACCTGTTGAGTGAGCAATCTAGGGCTTGATCTGTGAACTACTTCGGAAAACACATGGATTTCGTGATTATCGTAATACATGGCCTTGTAGCAAAGAGAGTTTACCTTAAATCCGAAAATTACTATTTGTACTCGTAAAAATTGATTGATTATAGCTGCATTTTGTTAAAAACTGTTTATCGCGACCATGGCTTTCTCGTTGAAAATAAAGGTTATTACGAATCACGTGTTCACTAGTGAGTTTGAACGTATAGGCTTAATCTAAATTACGTGCTCGATGCGTTGACTAGATTTAGATATTTGGTATATaattataagtaaataaatagCCATTCAAAGTGGTGTAATGAGCATATTACGTAAATAAGAACGCTAAATGTTTATTGGACATCACGATTGGAACCTACATACTTTAGCTTAAGAAAtctatcaaaaccaaatattgacttacatctgacaacattaattaaaaaatccgacaacgacccaaacagtggctctatagctcaaaactatgtaacagataaatatggggattacacccagattttcactgacggtagcaaaaatgaggaacttgaaatagcaggcgcggcttttgtagtgtatcaacccaaaaatgtcattatacatcagtgcaaggtaaaatacaataaagaactgtctatatttgcttgcgaactagctataataaacagcgccataaagtggcttaatgaacttgaaacccacgaacgctcaaactacgcgatattaaccgactctctcagcgccttacaagcacttaatgcaggatcatcgaaaacgcgtcccgaccttatatgtgcaacattaaaggtaatcacaaaactagcaaacaacaatatcactctccaattcgtatggatcccgagtcacgtaggcattccgggtaacgaacacgctgaccaacttgccagaataggttCCCATGAAGGTCTACCCTCTGATTTAAAGCCTAGCGCGCGCGAACTAATTGCAATCATTAACCAAAAAGGGTATAATGAACAGGATCACAAATGGTCAATTTACTGCGCCGATCATAATTTACCGATATTAACCAACCCTAGCCATAAGATTAACATCTATAGTCCCATTAAAAGGGAGGACAGGGCTTACTCGCGCATGCGCCTAAGGGTGACCAGATTGCACGGCGACTATTACAAAAATGACCTCTGCCCCCAGTGCAACattcataacacgtttgaacatcttttctttatatgccctaaacacgctgaacagagactaaaactaagtgcaggggtaatagcggcctacaaaaacccacttatcattaatcgcgactcactgttgatgcctccaagcggattcgctcctgttgtgcgactgcacgtgtttaaatttttgcgcgacacgggctacttagataaaatataatattccgttggactattagcggtagatagaaataacaacacataccgtcagttatatactgcttcatttattcaaattaataatagcaatcttatgtactaatgacgggcgggactcggacgatggtcacttcggtgtgcaccatatggccactcgtctgggcccgaactgaacctaaccatattatcccggccctataggaaaaattaaaataaataaataaataaaaactcagatcaataatggcaactttatgtactaatgacgggtgggtctcggacgatggtcactccggtgttgtccatatggccactcgtctgggcccggctcgaacttatatactattattaattaatttggttctaaaactgtaccgtaaaacaatccatgatatatgtaattttaaagattccaattaataatgactatcttatgtacttatgacaagaggaaaattgcatcaataaataaatagatatagaaacactgcatgtaatgtgcacgccgagaacctatatttgtatttggggtccaaatgtactttggattggtagtacattacaatgcagtgttcaataacaccttgttgacgtcaatacataaataaacaatacaataaacaaggcaaagatgagggagctgtctataacgaacgttcgcggtttcctcgtctgcgctttatgatatataggaaaattacaccaataaataaatagataaagactaataatactaaaacgacggaagggtacgtccccccccccaatacatatgtcacttggcccctttcgaccactatggataagctctaagccttcttttacaaccaaatagcgctctaggtaacaaaacccagggttccgcgagaccctcgctttccttctcttaagctgtaatcagcaacaacgacgaaggtaggggaaaagcacacagacaacatacttccacgcaggatcggaagacgcagtaagtgcgcacgtgggcaaatttacccacagtgcaacccctataggtgtaaatattgttgtaattaaatgtgattagttaacatttttcccatatgtacaagacttaaacaAGTTGAGAAGAGCGTGTCAGCTGGGCCAGAGGGCGCGCCTGAAGAGATATCTCtcgcccgtgcactctggctccgttgacatgacatccgtgcactctggccccgttgacatgacatacccaacatgacaaaaataaaaataaaaagagaatggtgacggtatttgttgttgttgtttcccctactgtagcgtaggtgatgttttcttgtagagtagtgtaagttttttccttgcatgcctgtgccttgttacgtttgacgttgaattgcaaaccttgtattgctaacctgcacgtattacccttgtcactatgaggatcagatcgaattagagggatggtcagcattaacatcccagatctattccctcctgaacaaaatgcactaatacatataattaccatctgcgtaaccactagcaatataaacaggaagaagaacgtgcgctctctctctctctctctctctctctctctctctctctctctctctctctctctctctctctctctctctctctctctctctctctctctctctctctctctctctctccttctctctctctctctcctctctctctctctctctctctctctctcaaaaacaaataaaggcgcgtgaaaattgtctcccaaagaacgaaagtgtagaaccagatattgtcctccctgtaccaccaacaaccaaccagtcatctcggtccaaccacacaaacgcagccccttttctactatattaaacttcaaaactattctgacccttgcaacaccattaaacacctgacaatatccaccagcacaacagagagagcccatgtgaatttacaccaagacacagggcaatagagtaatatctgtactaatctatgtttatgtactaacaagtcctccgcgagggacgttaaacgggggtgcagtgtatcggtgctgtacaccgggcacttaaaagaaccaggggcgcctctggaatcggggcgccctctgtatcccgctcgaacccccactaacacctcttggggcggagagcactaaaaccacacacaaactattaggaattaacattaatgccaataaggatattgataatctagagataataggaatactgcaaaaaccattttgataaaaggcaaaccactacataatccattaaaaaaaaaaaaaaaaagcatctagtcacattaaggtctcattggccatcgtgctattatgtataatatgaccttattttctcccctgaagggtcacaggggcaggtcgatacatctgtagtcgagaagacgctggacgacctgtaaataaatttcaaatacaCACGGCGGATTCATTCcaggtcgaacctcaaagacctcgtgaagaggccggtaggacctgtaaataaactctgatttaaaaaaaggcGGATTCATTCACAATGTCCAACTCTGAACCGACAACATATAGTAAAAATAAGATcctcataaaataatatttcaactgcaaccatgtaccacgtgacttgtcagctgattttcagctacatttatttttaggtcaaaaacgtcgagcggcgtttttgaaatataatatggaaTTCCCATCCGCTTGggcttatgtgttggtttgtgttATACTTCCTTTAGTCTGCTTTGAGTTTTTATATCCTTAAATCAAAGGCGATAATCGTTTTAaatatctaaaacaataattttatattttgttcagaccataatccattggacagtccctttaataatcCAACAAGTCTAAGAGTGAGCCTTACCacgttaaatgttatatttaaaactgttgttgttttgccTGATGATCGAACAAGAAGAAATATAGTAACTTTATCGTAAACCTTATAAAATCttacgtttattttttttaaatcccaaaATCGAAACAAACACGGAAACACGACTCGCCATCCCGACGAAAGTATTGTAGTACATCTTCAATAACATTCCTTGCCTAGGCCTAGAAACCCATCATTTCTTCTTCTTGATTAATAATAATACGTGTGTCCACTAAGTCTTGACTGTTGAAGAATAAGTTTTAAGGTAAGCTTCGATAGTATGCGTCCGTTTTTAGGTGGTTTTGTGAGGTCAATCTTTAATTTTCGGACCGTTCTGTGTTTAGCCATCCGATTCGCAAATGGTGTTTGTCAAGTGTCATTTGAACTTGACTGTATGCCTAATTTCTTTTGGCGCCAGCGCCTTTGATATTGATTAGATTTGTTTTTACATTCCTCATCTTTTCGTTTTTTCTCTCGTGTACGTTCCTCATCTTTTCGTTTTCTTTCTCTTTCATTTCTTTTTCTTAGAGCATCTGATGATGATATTTCAGTATTTTTAAGTTTCGGTCTGTTTTTCTCATAGAGTTGGTGCCTATATTGTTTTTGACGTTCTTTTTTCAGTGATTTTTCGTTAGCGAGCATTTTTGCTAATTCGAGcttatatgtaaaataattaaaaacggtAAAAGCTAcgggataaaaaaaaaacatgcgttATTGTACTATGTTCTTAAAACATGAAATCATCTTAAAATGCGCCCACGCTCAATACTCTGTTTTATATCCCTTTAAAGTTCAATTTTATTGTATCATCAAGATtgtaacttaattattttatgttactgtactgtaCATTTGAGAAGTATTGTTCAATCAAATTGCGACAAAGCATCTGTTAAGACTTCATCTTCAACTCTGCGCTGAACAACGCATCTCACTTTCTCAGAACTTTATTACTTTATGTTACTGAACTATACTGTACGTTTGAgaagttttgttcaattaaaTTGCGACAAAGCTGGACCGCCATCTGTGAAGACTTGATCTTCAACTCTGCACTGAACAACGCATCTCACTTAATCAGAACTTAATTATTTATGTTACTGTTACTAAGGTACCTTATACAATGTATAACTGTGAACTGAAGTACtgtttaattaattgatttatatatTCTACTTCAGGGTGTGCACATTTtgctcattttttaaagaaattgtgtCATGATTTTTTCTACCTGTAGGCCAGtacctttgttatcaatattaatacacagttgtttcaaattagacttgaaatttttttttcatccatgTGTACATGGATTATTAATTCTAgttatatttaatgataattattaaacataaattgttaataaatggaaaaaatattaatataatggtATTTGCACATAGATACACTAAAATATTACATACATGtgaattaatgattaaaaaaatatctacccagacattatttttattcaaatttctATACATGACCAGTCATCATATGTATTTTTAGCCAGTAATTCAATCGGCAATGATATACTGTATTCAAAAAATGTTGCGTCGTCGTTGTTCGATTCTATTTCTAAAACTGAACAGATATTAAGTGTTTACATCGCGATACGTAATTAATTATGTTTCACCTAAAGTTTGGTAAGTTTTGCAAACACCGCAAATTAATTTTCAACAGTGGCCAATAACGTGATTCAATAATGTTGGGAAAGTAAACCATTTGTATAAATGGTTAAAATGCACAACACATGAACGTAGCCCTTATTGaaatgttgctagttgtatacggggAGACCATTGTTGACCATTTCATGGGTAGAATGTGATCAAATAAAAAATCTGATAGTAGTTTTAGTATGGTTCAAATGTTATGATCATTACTAAGTAGTAGAAGATTCTTGAATATTATTCATACGGACTAGTTGGTTTCTGTTAACAGTAAAACTATTTAGCATGTAGACTTGATATTTAATCTTCTCTTGATCATGACTGAAAATAATTCAGGTAAGTACAGAGATAAATTCACCTGAAGTACCTTGGAGGAAAGTTCAGCCAGTATAGGGCTCAAACCCATGACAGTTGGAACACTAGCACGGTGATGAACACACTGtgttgtattacacactcatACGTTTTTCCTCCCTTAACCTATAGCTGACATACATACTCACCAGCTTTTTACCTCTGACAATATTAATGTAAAACCATGACAAATAATTGCTCCAAGACTACTGATTGAACAATATGACAGTGAAGACTGACTGTGAAGAACACAATATTTAAGATGATCAACTATCCTCCTTAGCACACTATTACCAGGGTCCTATTGAAGCTGTTAGTCGTGCTCAATTGGTTGATGTCGATTCAGGTACTACTTGAAAGTACCACGGGAACACTTAAAGATCACCGGCAGCGgttttaaaaaccttaaatataccaattttatgtgagattataatgttttaatgcatatCCATGCCATCATCCAATTAAAACCAACGTATTCAGCGCATATACAGCCGATAACTATGTCGAATTTTCGCACTTTGCAATCGAGTCAACTTTTTTgttcaaaccggaagtgacgtagtCAAATACCACTTGCTTGAGTTCATAACAAAAGAATCGGTATCAGCTGTTGTCATAGTAAAGATCGAAatataagtaagtaagtaagtaagtaaatagtttattatagtgacatgtgcatttcgtatggtatagataataatatatacatataaaaaagcaCCCGGCCCATTCGACCTATAAGTCACCTTAGCTGTTAAGCTCAATCTACACGTAAAGCATATATAAAGTGATGTACGAGCGGGACTGAGAAAACAGATTGCATATATACAGCTTCAAGTGGTCCCGATTATGttgtcaatgtttaaaatattatagttattcATAGCAAAAGCAGCATAAAACAATTGGGTATACTGTAATATCAAAAAGCTAATACAGTAggaaccctctaaaccggatcctctctataccggaatcctctctaaaccggacaaattgtccggtcccaaATTTtttcctataaaaccatgcgtaaaatatcgactcaagaccggaatcccctcaatgccgaataccggtcattcttagGAACAAAATTAGGTTATTCCATACGTATTTGTACCTCTCTTAACCGTTCAGGGTTGGTTTAtcgcacctcagacctagtgtcaacaagttgtgaatagcggattaaagacgcgtgaaattgaTATAGGTGGTCGAAAAATTTGCAAACTGTAAATATCGCAAAACATtttaaagatacttgtcctgtgatgtacatatcgatcaatagaggtgttaatactgattataattactgataacaaacaaagagttttttagtgtgttttgtttttgatgtaggaagccatTCAGGCTATGATAAATATGGTTGAGAAGACTATTATGCGTGGTAGATGTTTGAAAAAACAGGTCGTTCTTGACATGTTTTTCAGTGTAAAAAGGAACTAAATTAAactaacaaatgcatacatataccattgtttgttttatagggtgcactgtttgatttatgttgtgCTTTCGAAACAACAGATTAAGTGACATGTTTTGTTATAATGTGATGAAGTATGAatgaatgttatatgtaaataaactataaCAATTTGCTAAAAGTGTTTTTTCCCCAAATTAGActatgtaattgaccttctgaaaGCAAAATATTCAATGTCCCCTCTAAActggaatcctctctaaaccggaatttcctctcggtccCGGGGATGTCCGGTTAAGAGGAATTCCACTGTATACTTTTATCCATAAGAGTAACAGCACTGATACAGATTCAAATTTACAGTGGATACATTACGGACTGCCTGagcaaatatacatatatatcgaaGGTTTTCTTAGTACACACACATGACGGCGTATCTTGATTGTATTAAGTATTGACTTATGATTTAACCAGACAATTATAAATGACACATAATGAACATATACAATTATTACCAGAATTTGATCGATGTTTGATTGCAAGTCCAAGCTAACCGTTCAAATTTAACACTTCAACAATGTagtcaaaacaaataatattgatttgaAATAAGTGAATAATAGGTAATTGTTGCGCCATTTAATCTAGAATTGTCcgtaatatttgtttaatttcatttgcTATTATCCGGAAAGGGCTATTTTGTTGAAACGCGATGTTGACCCTGCACACGATTTTGTATTTATGCTTAATTGATCTCGTTGTCGCCATTTACTTCAAAGTGAAAATTAcctcatttcttttatttgatatatatatatatatatatatatatatatatatatatatatatatatatatatatttgtatataatttgTCTTAACAATAAGCCGTGATTTCTATAAATATGACGAATTTATACTGTTCTAAACTCTACATGAGCGAGTTGaatttttatcaaaaagaacgAATACCATgtcaaaatttatatattttgcatgttaTTTCAAATCGAGTTGTCAATACTATTCTCTTGGTGCAGTATGTTGTTAAAATGATAACTGCAGACAGATAATCTGCTTGTTTTATTACAGTTTTTGCAGATGAAATTGATAACAGTAGATCACTGATAACATGACTTTAGAACATACAGGACCGACTATTTTATGACAACAGCTTGATTTATGGCAGCTGTAAGGTCTTAATACACCAAATTCTGCCAACTTGGTGCAACTTCCATGCCTTGAACTAGCTTGTCAGCCAGGATCTTATGAGGTTGGCCCCCATTCGCGGTCACAGCGGCTGTGATTTCATCCCGGACCTGCAACGCTCCATGTAGAATTTGTCGTTGACGTGACTGTGCGCGGTTGATGAAATCACACGTGATGGCTAAAACGAAAACATCAAATGAGAATAAATGTACAAAGTTATATACGTTTGCAACTCAATGCGTCACTAGACTTGAATGGATTAAATTTCAATTTATGACTAACTGCAATAAATGCACTATTCTTTCATATTATAATAGCTAAAAGGGTCGTTTTGGATTCATTAAGTTATGAACTTTCCGTATACTaatacagtttatttataattattattaattaacttaCTGGATTGTCGGAAGTGACAGTTCCCTTGCAGTTATCACTTCGTCGCTGAGAACATTCCCATCGAATCGTCGACTTGGTTTCCTTCTTCTTTGTGTACGAGAAACCTTCATAGCATAACTTAGCAGCGCCTCTCTGACTTCTAATGAACCCAATAATTGATGAAATGGTTATAGTGATTTGATCATCATAATgtggttgtttaccctcgggacttcggttagaaaccattgcccgagcacactgcttaacataaaactctacgTTTAAGAAGCCAAAAACGGCTATAatatggtcagcccgattttactgggctgtaccatttctaatacaacaatacattgcagtgttgatgcggtgcttcaataaaaaatctattggtttattTAAAATATCTGTACTTTTCTATTCAAAAAGCATTAAAAAACGCCGTATTCGATAAACTTATGGACAATGTCTTGCCTAAAGCTGTTagaaagcggcgttttcatgggttgacagtatttaaaagcctggctctgattggttatctcttTCACGTCCGCGCAaacgcaagtaggtcaatccgttttgagatgtaaaattcacacaaagaacgaccttgaaatgttagtccacc is from Dreissena polymorpha isolate Duluth1 chromosome 14, UMN_Dpol_1.0, whole genome shotgun sequence and encodes:
- the LOC127858995 gene encoding uncharacterized protein LOC127858995, translated to MVSNRSPEGKQPHYDDQITITISSIIGFIRSQRGAAKLCYEGFSYTKKKETKSTIRWECSQRRSDNCKGTVTSDNPPSRVISSTAHSHVNDKFYMERCRSGMKSQPL